From Panicum hallii strain FIL2 chromosome 2, PHallii_v3.1, whole genome shotgun sequence, a single genomic window includes:
- the LOC112879590 gene encoding mitotic checkpoint serine/threonine-protein kinase BUB1 — MVILDRTPAAAPGVTSSPLQKSSLRVLREAASPPSDPILPCLRSISMAMDELGTGPQCDPTALDQLKCYLTECIRKYGDEYQYSTDPRLLKIWILYADVTEAFPKVYKQLEEKQMFLEHALLYESYALYLCAEGKLQEADKVYAIGISRKAEPLDHLKKTHLTFLKHLEHFVEEADVDAQPSKKQKNEPSVVDPWSVSSRNNLLETINDGLRTFAGYHKSNKVYYGKVALTSSLNILRNKVIELGGRKYQIKGSTGTGAFAKVYKATVDGNAEEMVALKIQNPPFPWEFYMYRQLDMRIPEVERPSFGYAHEVHIFSDVSVLVCDYLPYGTLLDVINSHLVVDRHMDEVLCMYYTIEMLEMLETLHSVGIIHGDFKPDNMLVCYPSGDITEETFRSETRDEQNQGLCLVDWGRGIDLNLFRTGTEFHGDCGTSGFSCVEMQENRNWTYQVDTYGLCVIAHMMLHGAAMSVEKVPRAGGGYEYQPKLPFRRYWNVELWRKLFSTLLNAPSNGSDVAALRGLRASFREHMCGSRQLVGKLSQMLAKQKASLCSS; from the exons ATGGTGATTCTGGACCGCAcgccggccgcggcgccggGGGTCACCTCCAGCCCGCTCCAGAAGTCCTCTCTTAGGGTTCTTCGGGAGGCGGCCTCGCCGCCCTCCGACCCCATCCTCCCATGCCTCAG GTCTATCAGCATGGCCATGGATGAGCTTGGGACAGGGCCACAGTGTGACCCAACAGCTTTAGACCAGCTCAAGTGTTACTTGACCGAATGCATTAGAAAATATGGGGATGAGTACCAGTACTCCACTGATCCGCGCCTCCTGAAGATCTGGATTCTCTAT GCGGATGTAACTGAGGCCTTCCCCAAGGTTTACAAGCAGCTGGAAGAGAAACAAATGTTCTTGGAGCATGCACTGCTCTATGAATCATATGCATTGTATCTATGTGCTGAGGGGAAACTGCAGGAGGCTGATAAGGTGTATGCGATCGGTATCTCCAG GAAAGCGGAGCCCCTTGATCATTTGAAGAAAACACACTTGACATTTCTGAAACATCTGGAGCATTTTGTAGAAGAGGCAGACGTGGATGCGCAG CCATCAAAAAAACAGAAGAATGAACCTAGTGTGGTAGATCCGTGGTCCGTATCTTCTAGGAACAATTTACTGGAAACAATTAACGATGGCCTCAGGACGTTTGCT GGCTACCACAAGAGCAACAAGGTCTACTACGGAAAGGTTGCCTTAACTTCTTCACTGAATATTTTAAGAAACAAGGTCATTGAGTTAG GTGGCAGGAAGTATCAGATCAAAGGATCTACTGGCACTGGTGCTTTTGCCAAAGTATACAAAGCCACTGTTGATGGTAATGCGGAAGAAATGGTTGCTCTGAAG ATTCAGAATCCCCCATTTCCTTGGGAATTTTACATGTATCGCCAACTTGATATGCGTATACCTGAAGTTGAG CGACCAAGCTTTGGATACGCGCATGAAGTGCATATCTTCTCTGATGTCAGTGTACTAGTCTGTGATTACCTGCCATACGGAACCCTTCTG GATGTCATAAACTCCCATTTAGTAGTTGATCGGCATATGGATGAAGTTCTATGCATGTATTATACCATTGAGATGCTGGAAATGCTGGAAACACTCCATAGCGTTGGCATAATCCATGGTGATTTCAAACCTGACAACATGCTCGTTTGCTACCCAAG TGGGGATATCACAGAAGAAACCTTCAGAAGCGAAACAAGAGACGAGCAGAATCAG GGGCTCTGCCTTGTCGACTGGGGCCGCGGCATTGACCTGAATCTTTTCCGCACCGGCACCGAGTTCCACGGGGACTGCGGAACGTCGGGATTCAGCTGCGTCGAGATGCAAGAAAATCGGAACTGGACGTATCAG GTCGACACGTACGGCCTCTGCGTCATCGCGCACATGATGCTACACGGCGCGGCCATGAGCGTCGAGAAGGTGCCCAGGGCAGGGGGAGGCTACGAGTACCAGCCGAAGCTGCCGTTTAGAAG GTACTGGAACGTGGAGCTGTGGAGGAAGCTCTTCTCCACGCTGCTGAACGCGCCCTCCAACGGCAGCGACGTGGCGGCGCTCCGCGGCCTGCGCGCGTCGTTCCGGGAGCACATGTGCGGCAGCCGGCAGCTCGTCGGCAAGCTGAGCCAGATGCTGGCGAAGCAGAAGGCCTCCCTGTGCTCGTCCTGA